From Erythrobacter sp. YJ-T3-07:
CCGATGGCCTGCCCTATGCGCGCACCATCGCGTCGCTGTTCGACGCCTATCGCGCGGTATCGCCCCGGCAGTTCAGTTCGGCAGTCTGAAGTTCGGCGGACCGGCCCCCTCCGGCCGGTCCGCCCGGCGCGCCCTCGCGTGCCCCGGGGAGGGAGCGGCGCAGCGCCGCGCCGATAGCGGTCGGCTCAATTCAGTCCAGCTCAAGGTCGAGGGTGTTGCCCTTGTCCGAGCGTTTGCGGCAATTGCCCGCGTGGCAGGCCTTGAAGCAGGGCTGTTCGGGCACCTGATCTGGCTCATCTTTATCGACCGGAATGCGGATCACGCCGCCGCTGCACAGCTGCGCGGTGATCGAATCGCCGGCGCCCGGCAGCGGGCCGAGCATCATCGGAGCGAGGCCGATCAACAGCAGCCAGTCAGGCCTGATCATCGGCGCGCTCCCCATTGCCCCGATCCTGACCGCCGGGCTCCTCGTCGATGAGGATGCGGTTCGCCGCGCCGTCCATGTCGTCGTACTGGCCATTGCCCACCGCCCAGAAGAACGCGGCGAGGCCGAGGCCCCCCATCGCCAGTGCGATCGGGATCAGGAAGGTCAGCCCGCTCATCGCGCGGCCCGCGCCAGGCGCAGCGAATTGGCGACCACCACCAGCGAACTGAACGACATCGCGAGCGCTGCGATCAGCGGTGTCACGAAGCCGAACAGCGCAAGCGGAATAGCGAGCATGTTGTAGGCGATCGCGAAGCCGAAGTTCTGCCGCACGACCCGCATCGTGCGCTGTGCGGCGACCACGGCGAGCGCGACGGGCATCAGCCG
This genomic window contains:
- the ccoS gene encoding cbb3-type cytochrome oxidase assembly protein CcoS, whose protein sequence is MSGLTFLIPIALAMGGLGLAAFFWAVGNGQYDDMDGAANRILIDEEPGGQDRGNGERADDQA